One stretch of Campylobacter sp. CCS1377 DNA includes these proteins:
- a CDS encoding triose-phosphate isomerase — protein sequence MIFAANLKCNHTRSSFKLYANTLNKALESTNDEIIVFPPSIAFLEDKCNFIQGAQNFYPCVNGAFTGEIGKMHLDEFSIKCVLIGHSERRALGDENLIKAKFDFAKEHGFKIIFCIGEDLEIKNQNKTLEFLEKQLKIIDLNYENLIIAYEPIYSIGTGVSATKEDINKVLEFISSLSKAPLLYGGSVNENNIKEILAINHCSGVLIGSAALKVENFIKLIKG from the coding sequence ATGATATTTGCCGCAAATTTAAAATGCAATCATACAAGATCAAGTTTTAAACTTTATGCAAATACCTTAAACAAAGCCCTTGAAAGCACAAACGATGAAATCATTGTTTTTCCACCAAGCATAGCTTTCTTAGAAGATAAGTGCAATTTCATACAAGGGGCGCAAAATTTTTATCCTTGTGTAAATGGTGCATTTACAGGCGAAATAGGTAAAATGCACTTGGATGAATTTAGCATAAAATGCGTTTTAATAGGACATTCTGAAAGAAGAGCTTTGGGTGATGAAAATCTTATTAAAGCTAAATTTGATTTTGCAAAAGAGCATGGTTTTAAAATTATTTTTTGCATAGGCGAGGATTTAGAAATCAAAAATCAAAATAAAACCTTAGAATTCTTAGAAAAACAATTAAAAATAATTGACTTAAATTATGAAAATTTAATCATTGCTTATGAACCTATTTATTCCATAGGAACTGGAGTGAGTGCTACAAAAGAAGATATTAACAAGGTGCTTGAATTCATTTCTTCGCTTAGCAAAGCACCTTTACTTTATGGCGGAAGTGTGAATGAAAATAATATTAAAGAAATTTTAGCTATTAATCATTGTAGCGGGGTTTTAATTGGATCTGCTGCTTTAAAAGTAGAAAATTTTATAAAATTAATTAAAGGATAA
- a CDS encoding phosphoglycerate kinase — protein sequence MSDIISIKDINLAGKKVFIRCDFNVPQDDFLNITDDRRIRSAIPTIRYCLDNGCSVILASHLGRPKEISSKYSLEPVAKRLARLMSKDVIMAKDVIGEDAKNKATNLKAGEILLLENLRFEKGETKNDENLAKELASFAEVYINDAFGVCHRAHSSVEAITKFFDEEHKGAGFLLQKEIDFAQNLIKYPTRPFVAVVGGSKVSGKLQALTNLLPKIDKLIIGGGMAFTFLKAQGYDIGNSLLEEGLIEEAKNILTKGKELGVKIYLPVDVIAAQTCSQEAVMKYVPIQEIPAGWMGLDIGPASGRLFREVLADAQTIWWNGPMGVFEIDKFSKGSIKMSHYISESNATTVVGGGDTADVVARARDTDEMTFISTGGGASLELIEGKELPGVKPLKAKVIE from the coding sequence ATGAGTGATATTATTTCCATAAAAGATATTAATTTAGCAGGTAAAAAAGTTTTTATAAGATGTGATTTTAATGTTCCGCAAGATGATTTTTTAAATATCACTGATGATAGACGCATCAGATCGGCAATTCCTACGATAAGATATTGTTTGGATAATGGTTGTAGCGTGATTTTAGCCTCACATTTAGGTCGTCCAAAAGAAATTAGTTCAAAATATTCCCTAGAACCTGTTGCAAAACGCTTAGCAAGACTAATGAGTAAAGATGTGATTATGGCTAAAGATGTTATAGGCGAAGATGCAAAAAATAAAGCTACAAATTTAAAAGCAGGCGAAATTTTATTGCTTGAAAATTTGCGTTTTGAAAAAGGCGAAACTAAAAACGATGAAAATTTAGCTAAAGAATTAGCTTCTTTTGCAGAAGTTTATATCAATGATGCTTTTGGTGTGTGTCATAGAGCACATTCTAGCGTGGAAGCTATTACTAAATTTTTTGATGAAGAACATAAAGGCGCAGGATTTTTACTTCAAAAAGAAATCGATTTTGCTCAAAATCTTATCAAATATCCTACTCGTCCTTTTGTAGCCGTTGTAGGCGGATCAAAGGTAAGTGGAAAATTACAAGCTTTAACTAATCTCTTACCAAAAATCGACAAACTCATCATCGGTGGTGGTATGGCTTTTACTTTTCTAAAAGCACAAGGTTATGATATAGGAAATTCACTTTTAGAAGAAGGATTGATAGAAGAAGCAAAAAATATTCTCACAAAAGGCAAAGAACTAGGGGTTAAAATTTACCTACCTGTTGATGTGATCGCAGCACAAACTTGCTCCCAAGAAGCCGTGATGAAATATGTGCCAATTCAAGAAATTCCTGCAGGTTGGATGGGGCTTGATATTGGTCCTGCAAGTGGAAGGCTTTTTAGGGAAGTTTTAGCTGATGCTCAAACCATTTGGTGGAATGGACCTATGGGCGTTTTTGAGATCGATAAATTTTCAAAAGGTAGCATTAAAATGAGCCATTATATTAGCGAAAGCAATGCCACAACCGTTGTGGGTGGTGGCGATACTGCTGATGTTGTAGCTCGTGCTAGAGATACAGATGAAATGACTTTCATTTCTACAGGTGGTGGTGCCTCACTTGAGCTTATCGAAGGTAAAGAACTTCCAGGTGTTAAGCCTTTAAAAGCCAAGGTTATAGAATGA
- the gap gene encoding type I glyceraldehyde-3-phosphate dehydrogenase, giving the protein MAIKVAINGFGRIGRCVARIISERDDIELVAINDTTDIELTKYLFKYDTVHGEFKGEVDSKGNDLIINGKLIKVFKSRDVKDLDFAKYGAQIVLECTGAHLTKEKCQGFLDMGVQKVIMSAPAKDDTPTYVLGVNSQNYQGENIISNASCTTNCLGPVCRVLQDSFGIEKGLMTTIHAYTNGQSIIDAKAKDKRRSRAAAQNIIPTSTGAAKAMKLVMPELNGKLHGQSMRVPVIDVSSVDLTAQLSRKVSKEELNEAFRKAANGNLKGILLVDDDERVSSDFITSPYGAIVASDLTQVIADDFIKVIAWYDNEWGYSSRLVDMAVYISQKA; this is encoded by the coding sequence ATGGCTATAAAAGTTGCTATAAATGGTTTTGGGCGTATAGGAAGATGTGTTGCAAGAATTATTTCGGAGCGTGATGATATCGAGCTTGTGGCAATTAATGATACCACAGATATTGAACTTACAAAATATCTTTTTAAATATGACACGGTGCATGGTGAATTTAAAGGTGAAGTAGATAGCAAAGGTAATGATTTAATCATCAATGGCAAGTTAATCAAAGTATTTAAAAGTCGCGATGTAAAAGATCTTGACTTTGCAAAATACGGTGCACAAATTGTTTTAGAATGCACCGGTGCACATTTAACGAAAGAAAAATGTCAAGGCTTTTTAGATATGGGAGTGCAAAAAGTGATCATGAGCGCTCCGGCAAAAGATGATACACCTACTTATGTTTTAGGGGTAAATTCACAAAATTATCAAGGTGAAAATATCATTTCAAATGCAAGTTGTACTACAAACTGCTTAGGACCTGTGTGCCGTGTTTTACAAGATAGTTTTGGCATAGAAAAAGGTCTTATGACGACCATACATGCTTACACAAACGGACAAAGCATTATTGATGCAAAAGCCAAAGATAAACGCCGTTCTCGCGCTGCAGCACAAAATATCATCCCAACTTCTACAGGTGCTGCAAAAGCTATGAAACTTGTAATGCCAGAACTTAATGGCAAACTTCACGGACAAAGCATGCGTGTGCCAGTGATTGATGTTTCAAGTGTGGATTTAACCGCACAACTTAGCAGAAAAGTTAGCAAAGAAGAGCTTAATGAAGCTTTTAGAAAAGCTGCTAATGGAAATTTAAAAGGCATTTTACTAGTAGATGATGATGAGAGAGTATCAAGCGATTTTATCACTTCGCCTTATGGGGCTATTGTAGCAAGTGATTTAACTCAAGTGATTGCAGATGATTTTATCAAAGTGATTGCTTGGTATGATAATGAGTGGGGCTATTCAAGCCGCTTGGTAGATATGGCTGTGTATATTTCACAAAAGGCTTAA
- the nadD gene encoding nicotinate (nicotinamide) nucleotide adenylyltransferase, translating into MKIALFGGSFDPPHKGHNAIVTEALAKLDIDKLVIMPTFINPFKKGFFADEKQRFFWVEKLWGNLEKVEICDFEIKQKRPVPSIESVEYLYKIYHPSKFYLLIGADHLEKLHLWHEFEKLNSLVEFIIANRNGIEIPKNFKDLKTDIKIASSFIRSTLDTNEVCDEIKDEVKSYYEKLQKN; encoded by the coding sequence ATGAAAATCGCACTTTTTGGTGGTAGTTTTGATCCGCCACATAAAGGACATAACGCTATTGTAACAGAAGCTTTAGCTAAACTTGATATTGATAAGCTTGTGATCATGCCTACTTTTATTAATCCTTTTAAAAAAGGCTTTTTTGCCGATGAAAAGCAAAGATTTTTTTGGGTGGAAAAACTTTGGGGGAATTTAGAAAAAGTAGAAATTTGCGACTTTGAAATCAAGCAAAAACGCCCTGTACCAAGCATTGAAAGCGTGGAGTATCTTTATAAGATTTATCATCCTAGTAAATTTTATCTTTTAATCGGTGCAGATCATTTAGAAAAACTTCATCTTTGGCACGAATTTGAAAAATTAAATTCTTTAGTGGAATTTATCATTGCAAATCGCAATGGTATAGAAATCCCAAAGAATTTTAAAGATTTAAAAACCGATATAAAAATTGCTTCATCTTTTATACGAAGTACTTTAGATACTAATGAAGTTTGTGATGAGATTAAAGATGAGGTAAAAAGCTATTATGAAAAATTACAAAAAAACTGA
- the rsfS gene encoding ribosome silencing factor — MQERVDLIVKILDEKKAEDVKTFDMSEQEYFVKYVIIAATLGERHALSLIDELKTKLKAKGEEFLNIESSEEWSVIDLGDILIHLLTPEHRGIYNIEELLESLKKSKT; from the coding sequence ATGCAAGAAAGAGTAGATTTAATCGTTAAAATTTTAGATGAAAAAAAAGCAGAAGATGTAAAAACTTTCGATATGAGCGAGCAAGAATACTTTGTAAAATATGTTATCATTGCTGCAACTTTGGGTGAAAGGCACGCTTTATCTTTAATCGATGAGCTTAAAACCAAGCTAAAAGCCAAGGGCGAAGAGTTTTTAAACATAGAAAGCAGCGAAGAATGGAGTGTGATTGATTTAGGCGACATACTTATCCATCTTTTAACCCCAGAACATAGAGGAATTTATAATATAGAAGAATTATTAGAAAGCCTTAAAAAAAGCAAGACTTAA
- the murD gene encoding UDP-N-acetylmuramoyl-L-alanine--D-glutamate ligase translates to MRNSLFGYGKTTRAIAEILGKKFGGFDIYDDKFQNQDEDEFGNRLLNPKDFNENLSKLEIPSPGFPKDHILIKKAKNLQSEYDFFYDAMPKSVWISGTNGKTTTTQMTQHLLKHIGTQMGANVGTPLAKLDPYAKLWILETSSFTLHYTKIAKPEIYALLPITPDHLSWHGNFDNYVKDKLSVLERMNEGNVAILPKIYAKTPTKAYVITYEDEFELAKRFSIDTQKINFKTPFLLDAIMALSIEKILLDRASIDFLNTFVMENNKLEEFKDKKNRLWVNDTKATNESAVMAALNRYKDKKIHLIIGGDDKGVDLNPLFEFMKNFDIELYAIGTSTKKMLDYALKTNLKAHKCEILEKAVQEISKVLQENEVALLSPACASLDQFSSYLERGETFKKEVAKIQ, encoded by the coding sequence ATGAGAAATTCACTTTTTGGTTATGGAAAAACTACTCGTGCTATCGCAGAAATTTTGGGAAAGAAATTTGGTGGTTTTGATATTTATGATGATAAATTTCAAAACCAAGACGAAGATGAATTTGGTAACCGTCTTTTAAATCCTAAAGATTTTAATGAGAATTTAAGCAAGCTTGAAATTCCAAGTCCTGGTTTTCCAAAAGATCATATTTTGATTAAAAAGGCAAAAAATTTACAAAGCGAGTATGATTTTTTTTACGATGCAATGCCAAAATCTGTTTGGATTAGCGGGACTAATGGTAAAACCACAACCACACAAATGACACAACATTTATTAAAGCATATTGGTACACAAATGGGTGCAAATGTAGGTACACCTCTTGCTAAGCTTGATCCTTATGCTAAACTTTGGATCTTAGAAACCTCATCCTTTACCCTGCATTACACTAAAATAGCAAAACCTGAAATTTACGCACTTTTGCCTATCACGCCTGATCATCTTTCATGGCATGGAAATTTTGATAATTATGTTAAGGACAAATTAAGCGTTTTAGAAAGAATGAATGAAGGTAATGTAGCTATACTGCCAAAAATTTACGCTAAAACACCGACAAAAGCTTATGTTATAACTTATGAAGATGAATTTGAACTCGCTAAAAGATTTAGTATTGATACGCAAAAAATTAATTTTAAAACCCCATTTTTACTTGATGCTATCATGGCTTTGAGTATAGAAAAAATTTTACTTGATCGCGCTAGTATTGATTTTTTAAATACCTTTGTGATGGAAAATAATAAATTAGAAGAATTTAAAGATAAAAAAAATAGACTTTGGGTCAATGATACAAAAGCTACCAACGAAAGTGCCGTAATGGCGGCTCTGAATCGCTACAAGGATAAAAAAATTCATCTCATTATAGGTGGTGATGATAAAGGGGTAGATTTAAACCCCTTGTTTGAATTTATGAAAAATTTTGATATAGAACTCTACGCCATAGGAACTAGCACTAAAAAAATGCTTGATTATGCTTTAAAAACGAATTTGAAAGCTCACAAATGTGAAATCCTAGAAAAAGCCGTGCAAGAAATTTCTAAAGTTTTGCAAGAAAATGAAGTAGCCTTGCTTAGCCCAGCTTGTGCAAGTTTGGATCAATTTAGCTCATATTTAGAACGCGGAGAAACTTTTAAAAAGGAAGTGGCAAAAATTCAATAA
- the mraY gene encoding phospho-N-acetylmuramoyl-pentapeptide-transferase: MYYLSEFSNYAFFTYISVRAGFAFFIALGLTLFIMPRFITWAKAKKANQPIYELAPQNHKVKCDTPTMGGLIFIACAVFTSLICAKIDNIFVITALLCLISYTLIGLIDDLGKILKKNNHSGLSPKVKLITQIGAGLLCVTPLYFSPEFNTQFYIPFYKYPLFNMQIFAIAFWILVLISSSNAVNLTDGLDGLATVPSIFSLATLGIFLYLSGNLNYSEYLLLPKFQGLGEVVIICAALIGALMGFLWYNCYPAQIFMGDSGSLSLGAFIGFLAIISKNEILLLLIGFVFVLETISVILQVGSFKIFHKRVFKMAPIHHHFEKIGWVENKIIVRFWMIALLTNLLALASLKIR, encoded by the coding sequence TTGTATTATCTCTCTGAATTTAGTAACTATGCTTTTTTTACCTATATTAGCGTGCGTGCTGGTTTTGCGTTTTTTATAGCATTAGGTTTGACTTTATTTATTATGCCAAGATTTATTACTTGGGCAAAAGCAAAAAAAGCAAATCAACCTATCTATGAACTTGCACCCCAAAATCACAAGGTTAAATGCGACACTCCAACAATGGGTGGACTTATCTTTATAGCCTGTGCGGTTTTTACAAGTTTAATTTGCGCTAAAATTGATAATATCTTTGTTATTACCGCCCTTTTATGTTTAATTTCTTATACACTTATAGGACTTATCGATGATTTGGGAAAAATTTTAAAAAAGAACAATCACTCAGGCTTAAGCCCCAAAGTAAAACTTATAACGCAAATTGGAGCGGGATTACTTTGCGTAACACCTTTGTACTTTAGTCCAGAATTTAATACGCAATTTTACATTCCTTTTTATAAATATCCACTTTTTAATATGCAAATCTTTGCCATAGCTTTTTGGATTTTGGTTTTGATTTCAAGTTCTAATGCTGTAAATTTAACCGATGGACTTGACGGACTTGCAACCGTTCCTAGCATTTTTTCTTTGGCAACTTTAGGGATATTTTTATATTTAAGTGGAAATTTAAACTATAGCGAATATTTACTCCTGCCAAAATTTCAAGGCTTAGGCGAAGTTGTGATTATTTGCGCGGCTTTAATTGGTGCTTTGATGGGCTTTTTGTGGTATAACTGCTATCCTGCACAAATTTTTATGGGAGATAGTGGAAGTCTAAGTCTTGGAGCTTTTATCGGTTTCTTGGCTATTATCAGTAAAAATGAAATATTGCTTTTACTTATAGGTTTTGTTTTTGTTTTAGAAACCATTTCGGTTATTTTACAAGTGGGTAGTTTCAAGATTTTTCATAAAAGGGTGTTTAAAATGGCACCAATCCATCATCATTTTGAAAAAATAGGCTGGGTAGAAAATAAAATCATCGTGCGTTTTTGGATGATTGCCTTACTCACAAATTTACTAGCCCTTGCTTCACTAAAGATAAGATAA
- the gpmI gene encoding 2,3-bisphosphoglycerate-independent phosphoglycerate mutase: protein MKQKCILVITDGIGFNENKEFNAFEAAKKPNYERLFKEVPNSLLKTSGLAVGLPEGQMGNSEVGHMCIGSGQIIYQNLVRINKAIENKELEKNDNLKKLLQKCKRVHIIGLYSDGGVHSMNTHFNALLEICAKNGNEVFAHAITDGRDVSPTTGLEFIKKLEKHCENLGVHFATLCGRFYAMDRDKRWERVKEYYDCLLGKSKGVPNLVQYLEKCYQENITDEFIGAAQNENYKGMREEDGLIFINFRNDRMKQLIEVLNSKEFKEFKREKVFENLLTMSVYDDKFKLGVLFEKEEIKNTLSEVISRAGLSQLHTAETEKYAHVTFFFNGGKEELLENETRVLIPSPKVKTYDEKPDMSAFEVCEAVKKGIEKGEDFIVVNFANGDMVGHTGDFDAAVKAVEAVDSCLGEVVECARKHDYAFIITSDHGNCEAMQDEKGNLLTNHTTFDVFVFVEAKGVSKIKENMGLSNIAASVLKILDLEIPKEMNEALF from the coding sequence ATGAAACAAAAATGTATTTTAGTGATTACAGATGGAATTGGTTTTAATGAAAATAAAGAATTTAATGCCTTTGAAGCAGCTAAAAAGCCAAATTACGAAAGGCTTTTTAAAGAGGTGCCAAATTCTTTACTTAAAACTAGTGGTTTAGCGGTAGGTTTACCCGAAGGACAAATGGGAAATAGCGAAGTAGGGCATATGTGTATAGGTAGCGGTCAGATTATTTATCAAAATTTGGTACGTATCAATAAGGCTATAGAAAATAAAGAGCTTGAAAAAAATGACAATTTAAAAAAACTTTTGCAAAAGTGCAAAAGAGTGCATATTATAGGGCTTTATAGCGATGGTGGGGTGCATTCTATGAATACGCATTTTAACGCTTTGCTTGAAATTTGTGCCAAAAATGGCAATGAAGTTTTCGCACACGCTATTACTGATGGACGCGATGTAAGCCCTACGACTGGTTTAGAATTTATTAAAAAATTAGAAAAGCATTGCGAGAATTTGGGTGTGCATTTTGCTACGCTTTGTGGGCGTTTTTATGCTATGGATAGGGATAAGCGTTGGGAAAGGGTTAAGGAGTATTATGATTGTTTATTGGGTAAAAGTAAAGGTGTGCCAAATTTAGTCCAGTATTTAGAAAAATGCTATCAAGAAAATATTACTGATGAATTCATTGGGGCAGCTCAAAATGAGAATTATAAGGGTATGAGGGAAGAAGATGGATTGATTTTTATCAATTTTAGAAATGATAGAATGAAACAACTCATAGAGGTTTTAAATTCTAAAGAATTTAAAGAATTCAAGCGAGAAAAAGTCTTTGAAAATTTACTCACTATGAGTGTTTATGATGATAAATTTAAACTTGGTGTGCTTTTTGAAAAAGAAGAGATTAAAAACACGCTTTCTGAGGTGATTTCTAGAGCAGGACTTAGCCAACTTCACACTGCAGAAACTGAAAAATATGCCCATGTAACCTTCTTTTTTAATGGTGGAAAAGAAGAGCTTTTGGAAAATGAAACAAGGGTTTTAATTCCAAGTCCAAAGGTAAAAACTTACGATGAAAAGCCTGATATGAGTGCTTTTGAAGTGTGCGAAGCAGTCAAAAAAGGGATAGAAAAAGGTGAGGATTTTATAGTTGTAAATTTTGCAAATGGTGATATGGTAGGACATACAGGTGATTTTGATGCGGCGGTTAAGGCCGTTGAGGCAGTGGATAGTTGCTTGGGTGAAGTTGTGGAGTGTGCGAGAAAACATGATTATGCTTTTATTATCACAAGCGATCATGGAAATTGTGAAGCTATGCAAGATGAAAAAGGAAATTTGCTGACAAATCATACCACTTTTGATGTTTTTGTTTTTGTTGAAGCAAAAGGAGTTTCTAAAATCAAAGAAAATATGGGACTTAGTAATATAGCCGCAAGTGTGCTTAAAATTTTAGACTTAGAAATTCCAAAAGAAATGAATGAGGCTTTGTTTTAA
- the fabG gene encoding 3-oxoacyl-ACP reductase FabG has translation MKFSGKNVLITGASKGIGASIAKTLASFGLKVWINYRSKPELADALKDEIIANGGEAAVIKFDASKEDEIENGVKTIVESDGELSYLVNNAGVTNDKLALRMKLEDFSGVVDTNLNSAFLGCREALKIMSKKRFGAVVNIASIVGEMGNAGQVNYSASKGGMIAMTKSFAKEGASRNLRFNCVTPGFIKSDMTEVLSDEIKQAYQDNIPLKRFAEPEEVANCVAFLLSDYASYVTGDVLKINGGLYM, from the coding sequence ATGAAATTTAGTGGAAAAAATGTATTGATTACGGGTGCGAGTAAAGGCATTGGTGCTTCTATAGCAAAAACTTTAGCGAGTTTTGGGCTTAAAGTTTGGATTAATTATCGCTCAAAGCCGGAGCTTGCAGATGCTTTAAAAGATGAAATTATTGCAAATGGTGGCGAGGCTGCTGTGATTAAATTTGATGCAAGTAAAGAAGATGAAATTGAAAATGGGGTAAAAACTATAGTAGAAAGCGATGGAGAGCTTAGTTATCTTGTTAATAATGCAGGTGTAACCAATGATAAACTCGCTTTAAGAATGAAATTAGAAGATTTTAGTGGCGTTGTGGATACGAATTTAAATTCAGCATTTTTAGGTTGCAGGGAAGCTTTAAAAATTATGAGTAAAAAACGCTTTGGTGCGGTGGTAAATATCGCTTCAATCGTAGGAGAGATGGGAAATGCTGGACAAGTTAATTATTCTGCAAGCAAAGGTGGAATGATTGCGATGACTAAATCTTTTGCTAAAGAAGGTGCGAGCAGAAATTTGCGTTTTAATTGTGTAACCCCAGGTTTTATTAAAAGCGATATGACTGAAGTTTTAAGCGATGAAATTAAACAAGCTTATCAAGATAATATCCCTTTAAAACGCTTTGCAGAACCTGAAGAAGTGGCAAATTGTGTGGCATTTTTACTTAGCGACTATGCTTCTTATGTAACAGGCGATGTACTTAAGATTAATGGCGGTTTATATATGTAA
- the tenA gene encoding thiaminase II yields the protein MLFSQLIKENSKIWDEYLHHEFVKKLENGSLNKENFLFYLKQDYIYLINYAKCYARLALNANTAKELRFAMKFQNYIIEGEIELHKSILNLGIDADNLSVKDESIVNIAYTRYMLSVGESGDFLDMLVALSACAIGYGYIGAEIYQRLGEKNLANHPYKEWILTYAGKEFQNEIQEFEEFLNSYTQKISQEKFKKLSEIFYNVVRLESAFWEHALKMQIEI from the coding sequence ATGCTTTTTTCACAACTTATAAAAGAAAATTCAAAAATTTGGGATGAATATTTACATCATGAATTTGTAAAAAAATTAGAAAATGGAAGTTTAAATAAAGAAAATTTTCTTTTTTATCTTAAACAAGATTATATTTATCTGATCAATTATGCAAAATGTTATGCAAGACTTGCACTAAATGCAAATACGGCAAAAGAATTGCGTTTTGCTATGAAATTTCAAAACTATATCATAGAAGGCGAAATTGAACTTCATAAAAGCATTTTAAATTTAGGCATTGATGCGGATAATTTAAGCGTCAAAGATGAAAGTATAGTAAATATTGCTTATACGCGTTATATGTTAAGTGTGGGCGAAAGCGGAGATTTTTTAGATATGTTAGTGGCTCTTAGTGCTTGTGCCATAGGTTATGGTTATATAGGAGCTGAAATTTATCAAAGACTTGGAGAGAAAAATTTAGCAAATCATCCCTATAAGGAGTGGATCTTAACTTACGCAGGCAAAGAATTTCAAAATGAAATTCAAGAATTTGAGGAATTTTTAAATTCTTATACTCAAAAAATATCACAAGAAAAATTTAAAAAGTTAAGTGAAATTTTTTACAATGTAGTGCGTTTAGAAAGTGCTTTTTGGGAGCATGCTTTAAAAATGCAAATTGAAATTTAA
- the acpP gene encoding acyl carrier protein: MATFDDVKAVVVEQLSVDADSVKMESKIIEDLGADSLDVVELVMALEEKFDVEIPDSDAEKLVKIEDVVNYIDNLQK, translated from the coding sequence ATGGCAACTTTTGATGATGTAAAAGCTGTAGTAGTAGAACAATTAAGCGTAGATGCTGATTCTGTAAAAATGGAATCTAAAATCATTGAAGATTTAGGTGCGGATTCTTTAGATGTTGTAGAACTTGTAATGGCTTTGGAAGAAAAATTCGATGTGGAAATTCCAGATAGCGATGCTGAAAAATTAGTTAAAATCGAAGATGTGGTAAATTATATCGATAATCTTCAAAAATAA
- a CDS encoding beta-ketoacyl-ACP synthase II, with translation MRRVVVTGIGMINALGLDKNTSFNAICEGKSGVKKITLFDTSDFPVQIAAEISNFDPLEFIDPKEAKKMDRFIQLGIKAAKEAMEDAKFDEKLDKEEFGVVSAAGIGGLPNIEKNSIICSERGPRKISPFFIPSALVNMLGGLISIEHGLKGPNISCVTACAAGTHAIGEAYKSIVLGNAEKMLVIGAEAAICPVGIGGFASMKALSTRNDDPTRASRPFDKERDGFVMGEGAGALVFEEYEAAVKRGAKIYAELVGFGESADAHHITAPTLDGPLRAMKKALKMAGNPKIDYINAHGTSTPVNDKNETAAIKELFGNEIPAISSTKGQIGHCLGAAGAIEAVISIMALDQGLIPPTINQFVKDEECDLDYVPNSARKADLKVVMSNSFGFGGTNGCVVFKKVD, from the coding sequence TTGAGACGCGTTGTTGTTACGGGCATAGGCATGATTAATGCATTGGGTTTAGATAAAAATACTTCTTTTAACGCAATTTGCGAAGGCAAAAGTGGCGTGAAAAAAATTACTCTTTTTGATACAAGTGATTTTCCAGTACAAATTGCTGCCGAAATTAGCAATTTTGATCCTTTGGAATTTATTGATCCTAAGGAAGCTAAAAAAATGGATAGATTTATTCAGCTTGGCATTAAAGCCGCTAAGGAAGCTATGGAAGATGCTAAATTTGATGAGAAATTAGATAAAGAAGAATTTGGTGTTGTTTCGGCCGCTGGAATCGGTGGCTTGCCAAATATAGAAAAAAATTCAATTATTTGCTCTGAACGAGGACCGCGTAAAATTTCACCTTTTTTTATCCCTTCAGCTCTTGTGAATATGCTCGGAGGTCTCATTTCTATCGAGCATGGACTTAAGGGTCCAAATATTTCTTGCGTAACTGCTTGTGCAGCAGGAACTCATGCTATAGGCGAGGCTTACAAAAGCATAGTCTTAGGCAATGCTGAAAAAATGTTAGTTATAGGTGCAGAGGCAGCTATTTGTCCAGTTGGCATTGGTGGATTTGCATCAATGAAGGCTTTATCAACAAGAAATGACGATCCTACTCGCGCTTCAAGACCTTTTGATAAGGAAAGAGATGGTTTTGTAATGGGCGAGGGTGCTGGTGCTTTAGTTTTTGAAGAATATGAAGCGGCAGTAAAAAGAGGGGCTAAAATTTATGCTGAGCTTGTTGGATTTGGTGAAAGTGCAGATGCGCACCACATTACCGCACCAACTTTAGATGGCCCTTTAAGAGCTATGAAAAAAGCTTTAAAAATGGCAGGAAATCCAAAAATAGACTATATCAATGCGCATGGAACTTCAACTCCCGTGAATGATAAAAATGAAACAGCAGCCATTAAGGAGCTTTTTGGAAATGAAATTCCAGCCATAAGTTCGACTAAAGGTCAAATAGGACATTGCTTGGGTGCTGCTGGTGCTATTGAAGCTGTTATTAGCATTATGGCTTTAGATCAAGGTTTGATTCCTCCAACTATCAATCAATTTGTTAAAGATGAAGAGTGTGATTTGGATTATGTGCCAAATTCAGCAAGAAAAGCAGATTTAAAAGTGGTGATGAGTAATTCTTTTGGCTTTGGTGGCACAAATGGTTGTGTAGTATTTAAAAAAGTAGATTGA